A segment of the Capra hircus breed San Clemente unplaced genomic scaffold, ASM170441v1, whole genome shotgun sequence genome:
TGGGGGGTGTGCTTGGAGACACAGTAGGCACACCTGTGTCCCTGACACCAAGTAtgtgcatgcacatgcacacacatgtgaccAGAGCTGGGGTCCCTTTGGGACAGTTCCTGGCCAATGCCTGCTCTGGCCAGAGGGGGTGTCCACATGGTTCAAACAGTTAAGTATTTCGTACACGCACAGCCCAGCACACATGTAACTTCCTTCTTCTTGTGTCCCTGCAGCCTGCCCTTGAACAAGGACCCAATGCCCAACCCCAGGCCAGCCAAGCCCTTGGCCCCTTCCTTGGTACTCAGCCCATCCCCAGGAGCCTCGCCCAGCTGGAGGGCTGCACCCAAGGCCTCAGACCAGCTGGGCACCAAGAGCCCGGGGACAATTTTCCAAGGCCGGGATCTCCGAAGTGGGGCCcacacctcctcttcctccttgaaCCCCATGCCACCATCACAGTTGCAGGTAAGACCTAGGGTCCAGGATAGGGCAGGCAGGGTGGGGCACCTGGGCCTACAGGTGCCGACCTTTACTGTGGCACTGGGAGGGGGGGCCCAGCCGGGGCACAGGAAGTGGTTTTCTGGGTCCCAGGCAAGTCTGTGACTTATGCAGATGTCACGGGGCCAAGAAAGTCCCCACATAGCAGGTCTCAGAGATTCGAGGCTTTCGCCGACCTCCCAACCCATATCTCAGGAGAGGAGACCCCATCATCATCCCACAGGCATAGCTGTGTGTCTCCACCCCCATGTAACAAAGGGCTGGGGGCCCACGGAGGTAAGGTGACAGGATGGAAGCCAGCTCCGAAACTTACTAGCTGGCTTGACCTTGAAATAGTCACCCAAtctccctgagcttcagtttccacatatgtaaaatggggatggtCATAGTACCTAGTAGGCAGGGTTGCAGTGAGGAGTATAGGGATTAGACGTGTAGAACGAGCATAAGGATAGCATGTCACCCACCTGCCTTCCCCCAGATGCCCACAGTACCCCTTGTCATGGTGGCACCCTCTGGAGCTCGGCTGGGTCCCTCGCCCCATTTGCAGGCGCTCCTCCAGGACAGGCCACACTTCGTGCACCAGGTACCAGCTCAGCACGGGTAGGGAGGGTGGAGCAGGCGGGAGAACTGGTGAGGGGACCAGGCTGAACCACAGCCCTCATGTGCCCCCAGCTCTCAACGGTGGATGCCCATGCCCGGACCCCTGTGCTGCAGGTGCGCCCACTGGACAGCCCAGCTATGATCAGCCTCCCGCCACCCACTGCTGCTACGGGGCTCTTCTCTCTCAAGGCCCGGCCCGGCCTGCCACCTGGTAACACTGTACCCCGCAGCTCCACAGAACCCCAGAGCCCCCAATCCTTGAACTAAAGCAGTGTGGGCTGCTGAATCACGGCCCTCGGGGGGCCAGAGGGGTCAGGTCTTATCATCTTGGAAACTCCAACCTCTCAAAAATGTCAGAATCTTAAAGACGCAGAATGTCAAAATCCCAGAACCACAGATCTTTTGCAAAGTTAGTCGAAATGTCAGCACAGTCTTTGAGCTGCTCTACAGAAGCTTTGGAGGTTAGGGACCACAGAGCCCCCGGGAGTCTGGGCCTGCTAAACTCAGAGGGGGTCGGAAGCTCAAAACGAGAGGCCCGGTCGGGGCCAAGCCTCAGAGCCTGGCACCCAGAGGTGCCCTGTCCCCCCCTGCAGGAATCAACGTGGCCAGCCTGGAGTGGGTGTCCAGGGAGCCAGCACTGCTCTGCACCTTCCCAAGCCCTGGCATGCCTAGGAAAGACAGGTCAGTGTGCAGGGCTGGGAAGGCTCCCTGCCCTGCCACCCCCGCCCCTGACACTCTTTGTCCCCCCAGCACCCTTTTGACTGTGCCCCAGGGCTCCTACTCACTGCTGGCAAATGGTGTCTGCAAGTGGCCCGGATGTGAGAAGGTCTTCAAGGAGCCAGAAGACTTCCTCAAGTGAGTGAGCCAGGCCCACTAGGCCCATTCTGGTCCGGGGGTAGGGGGCAGTTTGTGGGAGAAGGTCTGGGGGTGCTGGTTTCAGCTCAGGCCTTATCCTGATAGGGAGTAAGATGAAAGAGGCAAAAGCTGAGACTGTGGGTTCACAGCCTGACTCCATCACTCACGGGCTCtaatcttgggcaaattacttagtTTCTCTGagcctatttcctcatctgtataatggggcaTCACAATAGACGTGTGTGCTATGAttgcctccattttacagacaaagaaattGAGGCCAGCGATGTTAAGTGTCTTGATCAAGATCACCCAGCTTCTGAGCAATAGCCAGGCTCCAGAATCCACACTCCTAACTGCTTTGCCCTGCTACCCTGTCATGCCAACACACCTGCCTGACTTTATTGATCCCCGCAGTCCCAGATCCTCACAGTGGCTGTTGCTGCCTCCTCTCagccccatcacacacacacacacacacacacacacacatacacattctgtTTCTGTCTCACACCCACCCCCTTCTCCAACCATACCCAACTATCAGTGGCAACTCAGTGCATCCTGTCTTCATGACcaggcctttgcacaggctgtcCTCTCCATCTGGAATGCCTTTCCCACTCTCACTTACCTGGCCCGCTCTCAGCTCACTACCCATCCATCATCATCTCCGGCACCCTGGCCATAGATGCCAAGTGGCATGCGTTGAAGGAATGACAGGGAGACTGAGGTCaacagaggggagggaggctgagaCTCTGAAGAGACCTTCCTCCCAGAGTCTGAGCCCTTTCCCCTCAGAATGTTGAGCCAGAAGGCTGGGCCCACCATGGTCACCCGTGTGGACTCTTCCCCCTACCCAGGCACTGCCAGGCAGACCATCTCCTGGATGAGAAGGGCAGGGCGCAGTGTCTGCTCCAGAGGGAGGTGGTGCAATCTCTGGAGCAACAGGTGATGTGGGGGCGTGGTAAATGGTCAGTCCACCCCATGCCAGGAGCCAAGCTCACCCAGGAAGGGGCCTGGCCtgaaggaagggggcagggcactcCCAGGGAAGACCACAGCCCGGGCAAAGAAGTGGAGGAGAAAGAGCGGGTCGAGGCCTCACTCTGTGCCTGTCCTCAcagctggtgctggagaaggagaAGCTGGGTGCTATGCAGGCCCATCTGGCTGGGAAGATGGCCCAAACCAAGGCTCCATCTGCGGTGAGCCACCCCAGACCCACAGGTGGCATGGACGGCTGGGCAGTGGGAGAGGCtcctgcagggggcaggggaccTATCCTTGCACCCAGGTCCTGGGATCTCTGGGCCCCTGTCCTCAGCTCCAAACATACCCAGACCTGGGAATCTGTCGCTTTCTGCTTACAAATTCTCTGATCTTAAGATCCCTAGACATCATGATCTTGAGTTAGCAAAGCAACAGCAAATCACCCAACACTGAACACAGACCACGTGCTGCTGGCAGAACCACCTATATAACTCACAGGGCCTGGTGCAAAATGAAATCACAGGGCTCGGATTTCAAAATAATGATTGCAGAACATTAAACAaagtgccaggccctgggcaccTGCAGCGATCATACAGAAGCCAGCCCTCGGTGTTAGGCATTGTTTCTGAACACTTTGGTGATGTTACCTTATTTAATTCCTCATGATGCCTGTGTGAGGTAGGTATTGCTATcatccccacttcacagatgaggaaaactgaggccagGGAGGCTTGGGTGACTTCCCCAAGGTCCCAGTTGGGTGGCAGAAGAGCCCAATTCAACCCTAGCTTGTGGCCCCATCACTGGTGCTCTACACCCATTTGTCCACCTCCACTCTAATAAATATGGTTTGTGCTGCTTCGTCGGATTCTACATCAGAGTGGAATTGAGGACACTCTTGCTTTTGTTAATAAAAACACTTATTTAAAACTAAAGTGGAAAGTTTAAGCCTCTGGGTCAccagcccctccctcttcccccaggCATCATCTGACAAGGGTTCCTGCTGTATCGTAGCCACTGGCACCCCAGGCACCACCGTCCCGGCCTGGCCAGGACCCCAGGAGGCCCCCGATGGCCTGTTTGCCGTGCGGAGGCACCTCTGGGGCAGCCATGGAAACAGCACATTCCCAGGTAAGGGTGGTGCGTGTCCTACACTGTGCCCCCGACCCCTCATCTCCCTAACTGGTACAAGGTAGGGGACCACTCTTCCCTACCACTGCCACTCAGcctttaggaaatggcaactgcttGCAAAAGCTTCCTTTCTGGAATTCCATGGCCTCTAAGCCCCCATTGTGGTCTCAGATGTCTAGCCCTGTCTTCCCTGGAGGTTGGGACTCACTCACTCTGAGCTTCAGCTACTCACTGCATTTGGTCATCAGGAGGGAGAGAGCTAGCTTAGTAATTCCCAGGGACTCTGTCTCCCCACCGCCAAGAAAAAGCAGGGTGACTTGCCGAGCTCACCTTGCCCTGCCATCCACAAGGTCTGGGCTATGGGTTTAACAGGGATCAGGACCTTTGAGTGCCCTCCTGGCCCCGCCACTTAACCAGTTACATCCCTTTGGTGTGGAAGTTACTACTTTTAAACCTTGGGAAGAATAAGCCCTATAGTGGTGGGAGCAGTGTAAAGAGGAAATGGTATCATTTACGTAGAGTGCTTAGCCAACAGTGATTGTGATCCTGGAAAGGGGTGTACACGGTGGGATTTCAGGCATGCAGACTCGACAGCTGGTGGAGagcagagggtgggagagggagtgAGGAGTTCCCAGATGGCACCTGATCCCTCCCCACCTCTTGACAGAGTTCTTCCACAACATGGACTACTTCAAGTTCCACAACATGCGTCCCCCTTTCACCTATGCCACCCTCATCCGCTGGGTAAGTGGGGTGCCAGgcggaggagaaggaagagagggctggggtggaggaCCTTCCCCTCACCAAACACCCCCAGGGGGGCTCCTGTGTGAATAAACCCATGCCTTAGATGTGACCCCCCATCTACACCCCAAACCCACACCTCAACTGCTATCCAAGCCATGGCAAGCCAAGAGCCGGCCTTAAATCCACCCCTTTCCTAACGACCACCTCAACCCCATGCCTAACTGCCTCCTGGGCCCCCAAACTAATCTGacctctgccccttcccctaTGCCCACCTCAGGTTCACCCTAACTCCTTCCTCAGCCCTGACATACCCCAGTCTGTCAAGACATCCCCCCACTAGACCCCATCCCTAACCCCTTCCTTGTAATACCTGACCCTTCACCTCACCCCATCCCAACCCCTTCATCTTAATCTCCCTAATGCCTTCCCCAAGGCTTCACCAGATCCCACCTGGACCTTCATCCCAGGCCCACACCTAACCCTACACAACGCCACTCGTTCACCTGCCTCACCCCATCCAAACCCGGAGGCTCACTGCAGCCATGATCACCGACCCCTGATGCAATTCCATTCCTAAATCCAAGCGGATCAAATTCCCAGACCCTCAGCCTCACTCCACACCCAATCCCATCCCTGATCCTTAAATGACCACACACAGTCAAGACCTAACTACAATCCAGACACACAAAATAACGAGGCCCATCTCTGCCTCCTGACCTAATGCTACACGTCATCCCACCCCTCACCTTGACTTACCCCAGCTCATCCCCAGCCTGACCCTTAACCAGTCACTTCTCTGACTTCTAACTCTGCCGGGCCCTTTACTCCTTCCAAACCCCTACCTGTACCCCACCCCTGGCCCTTAAACTTCCTAAACCCTGAAATCTCATCCCACCCCCATCCCGAGAGCTCCACCGGCAAACTCCACCCCAGAAATTTAAATTCACTCCAGCCCTGACCCTGAACCTGACGCCACTCCAACCCCAGCCCTGATCCTTCACCTAACCccatcccagccccacccccaccccacttctaACCCTGTCTCTGACCCGTctcccctcaccatctccctcccttcccctgtcCCCACAATTCCACTCAGGTCAGAGGCCAGCCCAAGGTGGGCCAGTGCCCCTGTCAGGCTGCATTTGGGGCAGCAGCTCCCCTCACCCACACACCCCCTAATCTCCAGGCCATCCTGGAGGCTCCTGAGAAGCAGCGGACACTCAACGAGATCTACCATTGGTTTACACGCATGTTTGCCTTCTTCAGAAACCACCCGGCCACCTGGAAGGTGAGTTCCTCTGGAtggggcagtggctgggagggCCTCAAATGCCACCACAGGTGGGCCTGGGAGGGGGCTTGGAGGCGTGTTGTGAAAGGGCAGGAGGTCAGTTTGGGGTGGGCACTGCTGGCATCAGTGCATGACTGCCTCATCCCCCCACGCCCCTGGCCCTGGCCCGGCTGGCTGGCTGGTCCTCCTTGCACAGAATGCCATCCGCCACAACCTGAGCCTGCACAAGTGCTTTGTACGCGTGGAGAGCGAGAAGGGGGCTGTGTGGACCGTGGATGAGTTTGAGTTCCGCAAGAAGAGGAGCCAGAGGCCCAGCAGGTGTTCCAACCCCACACCTGGCCCCTGATCTCAGAGccaagaagagaaaggaggacaGGGGAGGGGATCGAagtggctgggggcaggggtgaccAGCCCTGGACATGCCCGCAGGGACCAAGAAGTAAGGTGTGCACTGTCCTGCCAGTCAGGGACCCCACTCCCCAGCTGACCACCCTCTTGGATTACATGCTCTGCACCAAGGATGCTCAGAGGGaccccaggcccagccctgcacccactccccagccccctgTGACGGGCTCCTCAGCCAAACTGAGACTTCACAACCAGTCACACACATAGCCTGCCTCAGTCACTCACAGTTGACCTTGGAACTGGAAAAGGACACATAAGAGTCACAATCCTGTCCCCTGGACTCGATACAAAACCCCAAAAACATGAAGAGCCTGCCTCAGTACACTCACACCACCTCAAGTTTGCAGTCACACAGTCACACCCACACACAGTCAACCCACGTCCCCCAAAGCACATACCCACAGCTGGCTTCCAGGCCCACAGGTGCAGTGTCACATGAGGCAGGCCCTGACAACAGCACAGAAGCAGCCTTAGGACCTTCAGGAAGTCAGGCTCCAGAAAGCCACCCAGACGCATGCACGCAGGTCACACATGGTAACGCATGGCTCCCGACAAACATGCTTGGTCACACAGACTCTGAACTCACCAGCACATCTCAtgtgcacatacacacccacatggCACCAAGGGGCCTCCGGAGTCCCAGGCAGATGCCCAGGGCTACACACACCAACTCACCAAATGTATCCAGTGTCTCACctgccacccacccctcccccaccctgagCCCTGCACCCTGTTCCATGCCTCAGCTTTGACTGCAGACAGAGCCCCTCATTTATTTGAGATCCAAGaccccaacccccgccccatGCCCTCCACAATAAACTGAAGCCAAGCTCCCACACTCTGGATGATTGCCCCAGATAAGGGTCGGGGTGAGGTGGGCGAGGGTCTGGGGCCAAGGCTGCAGCAGGAGGAACTGGATGGTAATCAGAGGGCATAGCGAGGGCCAGTGCCACCAGCACTCCATATCCCTGCCTGAGGCCGGGGGCAGACCTCTGGTGGGGCTGCTCAGGCCTCGCGGACCCGGCCCAGGAGCCCAGCATTCTCCTGGCGAAGGGCTCGGTAGTCCTCGCGGATCTTGTCCAAGTTGCTGAGGGTCTTCTTGCCCATCTCCGTCTCAATCTAAGGCAATGTGAACCGCAGCCCTTCAGCACGCAGGGCCCCCTTCCCAGTTCCTACTTGCCGCCAACACCCCACTGCAGCCACTCAGGGCCCCACTGTgctcctcccaccccctgccccaataACAGCCTACTCTGTTCCACCACCGGGCCTTAGCACATGTCACCCATCCACCTGAAGCATCCTTGGCTGTGTGGCAGGATCACCCAGCCCATACTTAAGCTGAAGCCTCTGCCGATGGCCCTGGAAGCAGGTATGAGGACCCTCAGGACGGAAGGCGGGGGTCAGAGCAGGCCACTGGGTAGTTCCAGGCCACACAACCAGTTACTAACAGGCAGGGCTAAGTCCCAAGCCATTGGCTAGGTCTGGTCCCACAGCCTCTCTGTCCCCTGGCCTGCCTTGCTGAGCCCTCCCACCCCCTGGCCTTACCTGCTCCTCCAGGTCTCGAACCTCCCGCATGATCGTGCCTGTGTCCTCGATGGTCTGGATAAGCTGGCTGCAGTTCTGGGGACAGCAGGAGTGGAAGGCTTATACCCAAATTTGTCTCCTCCCCAGCCAGCCCCCAGGCACACTTTTCCCCTCACCTCGTGCAAGGCAGCTAGATACTTGTAGGCCTTCCGAACAGCATCGTCCTTTTTGGCATCCTGATGAAACAGGGGATCTTGAAGGTGTCAGTGGGCTGTTCCTGCcctgctcccaccccacccccaccttctcccCACAAGGCCACCCCTTCCCACTCCTCTGACTTCACCTTCCATGGGGCGAAGCCAGGCGCAAATGTCAGTGTAACTACGAGACTCACACCTGGCCCaagcccacccaccccacccctgcacccAGCCCAGCCTGCCCCAAACCTTGAACACAAGTTCATCAGTCACTGCAAACGTCCGGTCCAGCTTCCCAGACAGAGAGTTGATTTCCTTCTGAAGCTCCTTTGTGTCAGACAAGATCTGGCAGAGACCAGGGTACCCGTGAGCCCATGTCTGGGACAGGCAGCCAGCCAGCTGAGGCCATATTCATGCTGTCACATCTAGACAGGCTCAGGGGTGGCTGGAATGGACTATGTGGGGCTGTGCTGTGCCAAGTATGGCCAGATAGCTCTGCCTTCCATAGGGTGTGAGGTCCCTGTGTCACCCTCAACACACATCCTGCCCTTGGGCATGTCTGCCTGCGTGACCCACCTTCCACAGCCACAGTGGTGTACCTTAGTGATCTCTTCCTTCTGCTTCCGGATGTTGCCCACAATCTCCAGGATGCGCTGGGTATAGGCCAACCGGGACACATCTTTGGGCAGGGTCTCAAGCTCTGACACCTACACAGAGACAGCGGGTGCTCTTCTTGGACCCACACCTCCCCCACTCCGAGCCACCCAAGGCCCCCACACAGGTCTTTGGTTGTTGGttggtcagttgcttcagtcatgtctgactctgcgaccccatggactgtaacccgccaggctactctgtccatggggagtctccaggcaagaatgctggagtgggttgccatttcctcctccaggggatcttcccagatcagggatcaaacccatgtctcctgcattggtgggtggattctttactgtctgagccatcagggaagctccacgGGTCTTACCAGCTGCTTGTAGACCTCCTCCTTCCGGCGGGCTTCTTCGGCAGCTGCCCGAACACTCTGGTGCAGCTCCTGGATCTCTGCCAGCCGTCGAGAAGATTCCAGCTGCCAGGGTCCCACAGAGAGAGGGTAGTGAGGCAGAGCACAGGACTAGCCCCCTAGggagggactgaacctgccccACCCGTGGTCTGGGACCCCACCACCTACCTCTCTGCAGTCCTGGAGCTTTCGGAGGTGGCGGTACTCAGCGAGGAGCGGGACCCGGTGCTTTTCCCACTGACCCGCCAAGTGGATGACCCGCTGGGCACTGCTCTCTACCACAAGCTAGAGGGtgatggtgggaggggggctgCAGATAACAGAGGCTGGGCCCGCTGAACTCCAACCCTCCCAGCCCAGCCTCAGCACCAGCCCCACCTGCAGCTTGGCGAGGTTGGCAGCCCCATCGGGCAGCAGCTCCACCGCCTGGCTCTTCAGACGCAGGGCTTGCTCACGCTCCACGATGCTGAGCTCACTCTGCCGACACTCGGTCTCCACCTGGCACCCCAGAAACCCTTACTCCCAGTCAGTGGGGGAGCCCAGCAGTGGGCCTGGAAAGCCCTGGCCCAACCCCCACAGATGATAACACATCCCTCTAACccttatggcttcccaggtggcgcttgtggtaaagaacccgcctactaatgcaggagatgcaagagatgggggttcgatccctcggtcaggaagatcctctggaggagggcatggcaacccactccagtattcctgcctggaaaatcccatggacagaggagctatggTCCATTGGGTTACGAAgattcagatacaactgaagtgacttagcatgccccTATAGGCCCCTCAGACCCCTGCCAATAGCAACAGAGACATACAAGCAGAGACAGGCACCCACAGAAGACCCCTCTGACTCCTTGACCTCaacactgactcccctggaagcCCCGAGGAGGCCCACAGGCCCCTCCAGTGCCCACGGACAGTCACACCCCTCCCGACTCTCACAGACAGCAAGGCACCTCTAACCCCTACAGGTTCCGCACCCCGCTCCCACTCCCCCCAATTCTCCTGAACCCTCAAGAGTCCCACAGGTCCCCAATGGCTTCCATAAACCTTTCTGACATCTGCAGACCTCTACAGAGTACCCTCAGCCCCCACAAGTCCCTCTAAGCACCCTAGGCCCGACCTCAGtgggcagcccctcccccaccctcacctgCACAAGGTTGATTCCCAGCGTCTTCATGTTAGCTTCAACCTCTTCAATGTTGTGGTTCACCCCCTCCAGCTGCTCCCGAAGAGACTCCAGCTCCTGCTCCTGGGCTGCCCACGTGTCCTGGTAGACACAGGCCAGGCGGGGTGGGGGTGTCAGGCCCAGTAGACAGCCAAGGGCCCAGGATACCGCCCCACCCACCATTACTCTGCTCACCTGTTCAGGCCGCTGGGAGGTGGCCGGCACATCTGACACCTGGGCTGCCTGGGCCTCAGGctcctggggagggaggaaggagcatcTTGGCTGTGGGAAGGCCCGGGCCCTTACAGCCAACCTCAACCTCCTGTCGGTGCCCTCCCAGCAGTACTCATGTACAGTGCACTGATGGCTGTCGGAATACGTGTGAGGATCAAggcactctctgtgaccctagaCTGGAGTGTTTGCTTATAAAAAATCTCCCTGACCCTGACACAgctcctgcccacctgcccatGAGAGGGGTGAGGGCCCCTCCGGGTGACCATCCAAGAAGAGATGTCCAGAATAAACTCTCCAGAGAAAGCTGAGCTTTGCACAAAGAGCAGTCCTACACATTTACACGGCTCCCACCCCTGGACCCTTTCTCCACAGAAGTTCCCAAGAAGCCAGGGGACTCCTCTGGGTACCCACCCCAGTGGGGAGCAGGCAGGTCTGGTAGGAACAGGGGCCTCTTGTGTGGAGAGAGTGTGGTGTGTATACCTACAGCAACCCTGGTGCCATCAGCATGCCCTAGCCCCACCTACCAGATGGAAGGTAAACTTCTTGGAATGTGTGAAGCGGGAGCCTTTGGGAGCA
Coding sequences within it:
- the FOXP3 gene encoding forkhead box protein P3 isoform X7, with the protein product MPNPRPAKPLAPSLVLSPSPGASPSWRAAPKASDQLGTKSPGTIFQGRDLRSGAHTSSSSLNPMPPSQLQMPTVPLVMVAPSGARLGPSPHLQALLQDRPHFVHQLSTVDAHARTPVLQVRPLDSPAMISLPPPTAATGLFSLKARPGLPPGINVASLEWVSREPALLCTFPSPGMPRKDSTLLTVPQGSYSLLANGVCKWPGCEKVFKEPEDFLKHCQADHLLDEKGRAQCLLQREVVQSLEQQLVLEKEKLGAMQAHLAGKMAQTKAPSAASSDKGSCCIVATGTPGTTVPAWPGPQEAPDGLFAVRRHLWGSHGNSTFPEFFHNMDYFKFHNMRPPFTYATLIRWAILEAPEKQRTLNEIYHWFTRMFAFFRNHPATWKNAIRHNLSLHKCFVRVESEKGAVWTVDEFEFRKKRSQRPSRCSNPTPGP
- the FOXP3 gene encoding forkhead box protein P3 isoform X8; its protein translation is MPNPRPAKPLAPSLVLSPSPGASPSWRAAPKASDQLGTKSPGTIFQGRDLRSGAHTSSSSLNPMPPSQLQLSTVDAHARTPVLQVRPLDSPAMISLPPPTAATGLFSLKARPGLPPGINVASLEWVSREPALLCTFPSPGMPRKDSTLLTVPQGSYSLLANGVCKWPGCEKVFKEPEDFLKHCQADHLLDEKGRAQCLLQREVVQSLEQQLVLEKEKLGAMQAHLAGKMAQTKAPSAASSDKGSCCIVATGTPGTTVPAWPGPQEAPDGLFAVRRHLWGSHGNSTFPEFFHNMDYFKFHNMRPPFTYATLIRWAILEAPEKQRTLNEIYHWFTRMFAFFRNHPATWKNAIRHNLSLHKCFVRVESEKGAVWTVDEFEFRKKRSQRPSRCSNPTPGP
- the FOXP3 gene encoding forkhead box protein P3 isoform X4, producing the protein MPALARGGVHMVQTVKYFVHAQPSTHVTSFFLCPCSLPLNKDPMPNPRPAKPLAPSLVLSPSPGASPSWRAAPKASDQLGTKSPGTIFQGRDLRSGAHTSSSSLNPMPPSQLQLSTVDAHARTPVLQVRPLDSPAMISLPPPTAATGLFSLKARPGLPPGINVASLEWVSREPALLCTFPSPGMPRKDRSVCRAGKAPCPATPAPDTLCPPSTLLTVPQGSYSLLANGVCKWPGCEKVFKEPEDFLKHCQADHLLDEKGRAQCLLQREVVQSLEQQLVLEKEKLGAMQAHLAGKMAQTKAPSAASSDKGSCCIVATGTPGTTVPAWPGPQEAPDGLFAVRRHLWGSHGNSTFPEFFHNMDYFKFHNMRPPFTYATLIRWAILEAPEKQRTLNEIYHWFTRMFAFFRNHPATWKNAIRHNLSLHKCFVRVESEKGAVWTVDEFEFRKKRSQRPSRCSNPTPGP
- the FOXP3 gene encoding forkhead box protein P3 isoform X1 yields the protein MPALARGGVHMVQTVKYFVHAQPSTHVTSFFLCPCSLPLNKDPMPNPRPAKPLAPSLVLSPSPGASPSWRAAPKASDQLGTKSPGTIFQGRDLRSGAHTSSSSLNPMPPSQLQMPTVPLVMVAPSGARLGPSPHLQALLQDRPHFVHQLSTVDAHARTPVLQVRPLDSPAMISLPPPTAATGLFSLKARPGLPPGINVASLEWVSREPALLCTFPSPGMPRKDRSVCRAGKAPCPATPAPDTLCPPSTLLTVPQGSYSLLANGVCKWPGCEKVFKEPEDFLKHCQADHLLDEKGRAQCLLQREVVQSLEQQLVLEKEKLGAMQAHLAGKMAQTKAPSAASSDKGSCCIVATGTPGTTVPAWPGPQEAPDGLFAVRRHLWGSHGNSTFPEFFHNMDYFKFHNMRPPFTYATLIRWAILEAPEKQRTLNEIYHWFTRMFAFFRNHPATWKNAIRHNLSLHKCFVRVESEKGAVWTVDEFEFRKKRSQRPSRCSNPTPGP
- the FOXP3 gene encoding forkhead box protein P3 isoform X6; this translates as MPALARGGVHMVQTVKYFVHAQPSTHVTSFFLCPCSLPLNKDPMPNPRPAKPLAPSLVLSPSPGASPSWRAAPKASDQLGTKSPGTIFQGRDLRSGAHTSSSSLNPMPPSQLQLSTVDAHARTPVLQVRPLDSPAMISLPPPTAATGLFSLKARPGLPPGINVASLEWVSREPALLCTFPSPGMPRKDSTLLTVPQGSYSLLANGVCKWPGCEKVFKEPEDFLKHCQADHLLDEKGRAQCLLQREVVQSLEQQLVLEKEKLGAMQAHLAGKMAQTKAPSAASSDKGSCCIVATGTPGTTVPAWPGPQEAPDGLFAVRRHLWGSHGNSTFPEFFHNMDYFKFHNMRPPFTYATLIRWAILEAPEKQRTLNEIYHWFTRMFAFFRNHPATWKNAIRHNLSLHKCFVRVESEKGAVWTVDEFEFRKKRSQRPSRCSNPTPGP
- the FOXP3 gene encoding forkhead box protein P3 isoform X5 yields the protein MPNPRPAKPLAPSLVLSPSPGASPSWRAAPKASDQLGTKSPGTIFQGRDLRSGAHTSSSSLNPMPPSQLQMPTVPLVMVAPSGARLGPSPHLQALLQDRPHFVHQLSTVDAHARTPVLQVRPLDSPAMISLPPPTAATGLFSLKARPGLPPGINVASLEWVSREPALLCTFPSPGMPRKDRSVCRAGKAPCPATPAPDTLCPPSTLLTVPQGSYSLLANGVCKWPGCEKVFKEPEDFLKHCQADHLLDEKGRAQCLLQREVVQSLEQQLVLEKEKLGAMQAHLAGKMAQTKAPSAASSDKGSCCIVATGTPGTTVPAWPGPQEAPDGLFAVRRHLWGSHGNSTFPEFFHNMDYFKFHNMRPPFTYATLIRWAILEAPEKQRTLNEIYHWFTRMFAFFRNHPATWKNAIRHNLSLHKCFVRVESEKGAVWTVDEFEFRKKRSQRPSRCSNPTPGP
- the FOXP3 gene encoding forkhead box protein P3 isoform X2, whose protein sequence is MAYLEKPLGGCSRLLTIDWRECSLSLPLNKDPMPNPRPAKPLAPSLVLSPSPGASPSWRAAPKASDQLGTKSPGTIFQGRDLRSGAHTSSSSLNPMPPSQLQMPTVPLVMVAPSGARLGPSPHLQALLQDRPHFVHQLSTVDAHARTPVLQVRPLDSPAMISLPPPTAATGLFSLKARPGLPPGINVASLEWVSREPALLCTFPSPGMPRKDRSVCRAGKAPCPATPAPDTLCPPSTLLTVPQGSYSLLANGVCKWPGCEKVFKEPEDFLKHCQADHLLDEKGRAQCLLQREVVQSLEQQLVLEKEKLGAMQAHLAGKMAQTKAPSAASSDKGSCCIVATGTPGTTVPAWPGPQEAPDGLFAVRRHLWGSHGNSTFPEFFHNMDYFKFHNMRPPFTYATLIRWAILEAPEKQRTLNEIYHWFTRMFAFFRNHPATWKNAIRHNLSLHKCFVRVESEKGAVWTVDEFEFRKKRSQRPSRCSNPTPGP
- the FOXP3 gene encoding forkhead box protein P3 isoform X3 codes for the protein MPALARGGVHMVQTVKYFVHAQPSTHVTSFFLCPCSLPLNKDPMPNPRPAKPLAPSLVLSPSPGASPSWRAAPKASDQLGTKSPGTIFQGRDLRSGAHTSSSSLNPMPPSQLQMPTVPLVMVAPSGARLGPSPHLQALLQDRPHFVHQLSTVDAHARTPVLQVRPLDSPAMISLPPPTAATGLFSLKARPGLPPGINVASLEWVSREPALLCTFPSPGMPRKDSTLLTVPQGSYSLLANGVCKWPGCEKVFKEPEDFLKHCQADHLLDEKGRAQCLLQREVVQSLEQQLVLEKEKLGAMQAHLAGKMAQTKAPSAASSDKGSCCIVATGTPGTTVPAWPGPQEAPDGLFAVRRHLWGSHGNSTFPEFFHNMDYFKFHNMRPPFTYATLIRWAILEAPEKQRTLNEIYHWFTRMFAFFRNHPATWKNAIRHNLSLHKCFVRVESEKGAVWTVDEFEFRKKRSQRPSRCSNPTPGP